Genomic DNA from Clostridium sp. BJN0013:
AATAAATCTATTAGTAACTTATAGTTATATAAATAAGTATAAATTATTATTACTTATAACATTAAATTTTTATATTTTGTGTTTTATTATTACGATTAGTAAAACAGGATATAATTAACAAAAAAATTTTATATTAAATATAGAAAGGGCTGACCTACAGACAACGAATTTACATAAAATTCTATTAAAGTATAATAATCAGTACTACTGCTTATATTTAAGAATTCAATCATATTTCTAATTGATTATTATTGAATAAATTAATTAAAGTGTAAATATAAATTTATACTTATGATAGTGTTTTATGTCAATATAAATATAAAGGAACTAAGATTCATATAATGTAAAAGCAACTTTTAAATAATATTTACTTTTTAAAGAATAATAACATCTTTTAAACCATTTAACACCAGATTTAAAGTCCCTAAACATTTCTTCTATATCAAATCTCTTTTTATATTCTCTAATTGCAAAGGGCTGTTTTAAATTATTGGTTATGAACCAGATATCATCGGAATCCTTTGCTCTGTGGACTGCCATGCTACATACATAATTTTTAGATGTTAATTTTATATTGTAAAAGTGTTTTGTCTTTCCTTTTAAAGGAATTATATCTCCTGGCTTTTTTATATCATTTTTGTAACATATTGATATTTTTAAATTTTTTATACTTCTAATACAATATTTAGATTTTAAAGTCTCATCTATAAACTTAAACAAATCAACACTTTTAAATCCTCTGTCTGCTAAAATTGTAACATCAAAATCATAGGGAACTATATTTTATGTATAAAATTAAGT
This window encodes:
- a CDS encoding transposase, whose product is MVPYDFDVTILADRGFKSVDLFKFIDETLKSKYCIRSIKNLKISICYKNDIKKPGDIIPLKGKTKHFYNIKLTSKNYVCSMAVHRAKDSDDIWFITNNLKQPFAIREYKKRFDIEEMFRDFKSGVKWFKRCYYSLKSKYYLKVAFTLYES